The Anaerolineae bacterium genome contains the following window.
CGGCGCCGCTATCCTGGCGCTCCGGGAAGGGGGTATCATGATCGATGAACATATCCTCGCTGCACTGGAACGGACCCGGGAGCGGCTGGCAGTAGGCGCTTCCGGTGAGAAATTCACCCTGGAAAAGGATTGAGTATGACTGCCACAGACGGCATCGAACAGTACTACAGCATCATCACCGAGCAGTTGCACAGCGTACTGGCGGCACAAAAGCCGCAAATGGCCCGCGTCGCGGAGTTGTGGGCGAAGGCGATCCGGGCCGACCGCCTGGCCTACGCCTTCGGTAGCGGCCACTCACGTTACATCGCCGGGGAACTGTACTGGCGGGCTGGCGGACTGGCCCCCGTTATGCTGATCGAGGAGCCGACTAACGGCCTGGCTGAACGGCTGGAAGGCTACGCCGAGCTATTCATGGCAGGCTACAACATCGAGCCAGGTGACCTGCTCTTTGTGATCTCTAACTCCGGGATCAATCCGGTGCCGATCGCGGTAGCCCGCTACGGCAAACAGGCAGGGGCGACGGTGATCGCCGTGACTAACCTGGAACACTCGCGGAACACGCCATCACGCGACTCTTCCGGCCAGAAGCTGTACGAACTGGCCGATGTCGTGCTGGATACAATGGGCATACGTGGCGACGCCGCCGTGCCCCTGCCGGGCGTGGAGTGGCGCGTGGCCCCGACTTCCACCCTGATCAGCGTGAGCATGTTGAACGCGATCGTGGCCCAGACGGCGCTCAATCTGATGGCGACGGGCATCACACCCCCGGTGCTGATCAGCGCCAATGTGCCGGAAGGTGATACGCACAACCAAGCCCTGTGTGATAAGTACTGGCCGCGCCTGACTCATTTCCCGCGTAAAAAGGCCACCAGCTGACACGCCGGGCGGGCGATCGCTGGAAGCCACGATCGCCCGCCTGTCTCCCGCCGCCCTCCCCCTGCGCCATCCTGCGCAGCGGGGGATCATCAGCGATCCGTGGCCCGGTCTGGTCGCTCCTGCAGCAGGCTGCTTTACCCTTCAGCAGTATTATTGCAGTTTTTTGCAGTAACGTTCCGTCTATTTGCTATATGCCTATAATGTTACCTGTCCCTTCCCCGACTGCCAGGGTGACAGCGGATCAAGCCCCAGCGACCGACTGCTGCGGTCTGCTGGAAAACCCGGTGATACCCACAAAAGGAGGTCACAGAGTCGTTGCAGTTTGGATAGCCTGTGTAATAATCTGCCCCATCACTGTCTGACCGAAAGTTGTTCTTGTTCTAAATAAGGAGAAGGCGCATGTTGAGGAAAGCCACCCAGCGTATCCTGGCGGTAAGCCTCGTCCTCGCCCTCACGCTGCTCCTGGCCGCAACCGCTGCGGCCCAGGGCGCGCCTGTCGAACGGTTGCGTATCGGCATCCTCGGCGATGAGTCAACCCTGACCCCCTATACCTATGTTACCGGTTACCCCGGCTGGAACCTGCTGCTGCTCCAGTACGATACGCTTTACCAGCTCGATCTGGATGGTGTGCCGCAACCCTGGCTGGCAACCGGTGCTGAAGTGAGCGAAGACGGCCTGACAGTCACCATCGACCTGCGGACGGATGTCACCTGGCACGATGGCGAACCGTTCACCGCTGCTGATGTCAAATTCACCTACGATTACTTCCGCGCTCACCCTGAAGCCGGGCGCTTCGCCCGCGACCTGCGCCCACTGAGCACCATCGAAGTCACCGGCGACGCCCAGGTCACGCTCACCCTGAGCGCGCCCAGCCCTTCGCTGGCGCTGGGTACGCTAGCCGATGTCCCGATCCTGCCGGAGCACATCTGGGCGGCGGTGGAAACGCCCGCAGAGCACGACTTTGGCGGGGTGAACATCGGCACCGGCCCGTACAAACTGGCGGAATACCAGGCTGGGCAGTTCTACCGCTTTGTCGCCAATGAGGACTACTTTGCTGGTGCTCCGCTGGTGAAAGAGCTGGTCGTTGTACAGTTTGCCGACGATGCCGGCAGTTTGGCCGCCTTCCGCGCCGGTGAAGTTGACATGCTGGTGCGTTCTGTCGCCCCGGAACAGATCGACCTGCTAAAAGCGCAGGAAGGCGTCACCATCGCCCAGGGGCCACTCTTCACCACCCAGATGCTCAACTACGACCTGGGGCGGGCACCTTTCAACCGCCTGGAAGTGCGCAAGGCGATTTCACTGGCGGTAGACCGGCAGGACCTGGTGGACACGATCTACCTGGGCGCGGCAACGGTGGGCAGCGCCGGCTGGATTCACCCGGCATCGCCCTACTTCAACCCGGAGGTGGTCACGGCCTACGATCCGGAAGCCGCCCGCAGCCTGTTGGATGAAGCGGGCATCGTAGATAGCGACGGCGACGGCATCCGCGAACTGGATGGCGAGCCGCTGACGTTTGAGCTGCTCGTCAACGGCGGCGATTCGCTGCGCCTGCGTATCGCGGAACTGGTGCACGAAATGCTGCTGCAGGTGGGGATGGACGCTCAGGTTGCCGCGGTGGA
Protein-coding sequences here:
- a CDS encoding SIS domain-containing protein, with the protein product MTATDGIEQYYSIITEQLHSVLAAQKPQMARVAELWAKAIRADRLAYAFGSGHSRYIAGELYWRAGGLAPVMLIEEPTNGLAERLEGYAELFMAGYNIEPGDLLFVISNSGINPVPIAVARYGKQAGATVIAVTNLEHSRNTPSRDSSGQKLYELADVVLDTMGIRGDAAVPLPGVEWRVAPTSTLISVSMLNAIVAQTALNLMATGITPPVLISANVPEGDTHNQALCDKYWPRLTHFPRKKATS
- a CDS encoding ABC transporter substrate-binding protein, whose protein sequence is MLRKATQRILAVSLVLALTLLLAATAAAQGAPVERLRIGILGDESTLTPYTYVTGYPGWNLLLLQYDTLYQLDLDGVPQPWLATGAEVSEDGLTVTIDLRTDVTWHDGEPFTAADVKFTYDYFRAHPEAGRFARDLRPLSTIEVTGDAQVTLTLSAPSPSLALGTLADVPILPEHIWAAVETPAEHDFGGVNIGTGPYKLAEYQAGQFYRFVANEDYFAGAPLVKELVVVQFADDAGSLAAFRAGEVDMLVRSVAPEQIDLLKAQEGVTIAQGPLFTTQMLNYDLGRAPFNRLEVRKAISLAVDRQDLVDTIYLGAATVGSAGWIHPASPYFNPEVVTAYDPEAARSLLDEAGIVDSDGDGIRELDGEPLTFELLVNGGDSLRLRIAELVHEMLLQVGMDAQVAAVEQGTWEEAVWPGFDVTQGRDYDMAVWGWSAPVQADPIRISQLIHSDPALGSLNLTGFVNERADALSAQLNSETDPAVQKQLLDELQLIIADQLPFVLLLYPDGAYAYRASVYDDWAFMNGQGIFHKLSLLPEAARP